TTCTGCAGAAAAATCATCCAAATTATCCACGCCAACTACACCGGATAAGGTGTAAACGCGTTTGGTGGTGGAAATATGTGAACGATATTTATTCCATGTTTTTTCAAAGAATGTTTCCGCAGGGCGCTCGCCGCGACAAAATTGGACAAAAGCTTTTTCTTCTTCCGTTGCCGGCTCGCGCTCACCTGAATCTAATGCTTTAAATGCCTGTCCATACTGTTCTAAAGTTTGAGACTCTTTAATGGTGTAATCACCGTGACGTGCAAATCCACGCGGGTAATTTTTATCGTCAAAAAAGCGACGGGTAACGCTAAAACTTTCAGCCATAGTATCCTCAGTTATCATCTGTCAAAAATCGGCAAGCATTAAACCAATTTTTTTTGATTTTTGCAATTTTTTTATGCGATTATCAGCGGGTTATTTTTTCAATAATCCGTTGATGGTTTCCACATAATCGTTAATAAATCCTTGTTCGGTACGAGAGAGACCTTCAGGATTGATACGATATTGATTGTTAACGTAGAAATCCGGTACGCCACGCACTTGCAATTGTTCCGCTGCTTTGGTTTGTTTGTTCACCAATGCGGTGACCGCAAAGCTGTTCCAACCGCCATCAAATTGTTCAGCTGTTACACCGTTGTCGATAAAAATTTGACGAATGTCATCCATTGACGGTGCGCCTTGATTACGACTTTTCGCGGCATTTTGTGCTGCTTCAAATAATGGTTTTTTCACTTTATCTTCAGCGCCCAATGCCATTGCCAATGCCCAAGCGCGGGTTAAGTTTTCAGATTGAAAGCCTAAGAAATCAACATGATATTGTTTAAATGCAGTGCCTTCCGGTAAGCTATTTTTTACTTTATTCGGAATATCATAGCGCATTTCAAAATCATAACAATGTGGGCAGTAGAAAGAGAAAAATTCCACCACTTCCGGTTGCACGGAACGTTGACCGTTGACGGAAATATATTGTTTACCGTCTTGAATATCCAATGCGTAGGCATTAGCGGTAACAGCAAAAAGCGAGAATAATGTCAGTAATAGTTTTTTCATAAATGCGTCCTTTATTTAAGAATACCACGTGCTTTAAGCAGTGCAGTTTTGAAATCCTCTTCATAATCTTTTTTAATGCCCGGAATAGGTTCGTGTTTGTCCGTTCCGTGCATTTTGAGATGATAAATAATGACTTCGTCGGTTAATTCTGAAATCGGCTTATCAAATCCGGCTTCATCGGCAATTTTTTGCAGAATTTGCAATAAATGCAAATCCGGATCTTTAGACCAATATGGTTGGAGAAGTTCCAAAACTTCATTCAAACGATGACATTTCATACATATTCCTTATAATCGTAGCTTCAACTATTGGCGATCATACTTGAATTAGCCCGAGAAGAAAAGTAAACAATGATGGCGAATGATAAGGATTTTATGGTGCATTTCGACCGCACTTTTTGTATGCTATCCCTTATCTATTGTCGTTAATGAGGCATTTCTTATGGACAACTCGCTGATTCCCAATATCGAACTCTTTATTGCAGAGGTTTCACCGTTTAATCATTTACCCAAAGCCTTGATCAGCCAAATTGCCAATAATATTCAAATTCGTTACGTGCCAAAAGGCGAGATTGTTGTTTCAGAGCAAACCCCGCAGGATTTTTTATATATTGTGCGTACCGGCGAGGTGGAGCAAATTAATGCCGCCGGACAATTGCGCGCTAAATTGGAAGCAGGAGATGTGTTCGGTTTTAGTATTTTCGATACGTCGCACGCCGAAAAATATACCGCTTACGCTATCGAAAACAGCCTGATTTATCAAATTTCTTACCATTTTATTAATCAAATTTTAAAACAACATCCTCATTATGCGGATTATTTTTCTGCTAACACCAGTACCCGTTTAGCCAGTTTGCGCCATCAAGCAGTGAAAGGTGCGGATAATATTTTTATCAAAACCGTCGCGGAAATTGCCAATCCAAAAGTGGCGTTGGTGGCGCATACGTCCAGTATTCAACAAGCCGCATTAGCCATGACAACCCATCGACGTTCTTCTGCGCTGGTGATGCAAAATGATCGCCTTGTCGGTATTGTGACTGACCGCGATATGACAAAAAAAGTGGTGGCACACAATGTGGATGTACAAACGCCGGTGACCGCCATTATGACGCCACAACCGCCGGTCATTGCGGCGGATGATTTGGTGTTAAATGCGGTGTCTTTGATGATGCAGCACAATATCCGCAGCTTGCCAGTGGTCAATGAGGGAAAAATCGAGGGAATTTTGACCGCCACGGATTTGGTCAAATACCATAATGTGCAATCTATTTTTATTATTAATCATATTTTCCAAGCCAACAGCCTGTCATTATTAATCGACGTCGCCAAGCAACAACAAGGCGTGTTTAGCGCGTTAATCGAAAGCAGCGCTAGTTTTGACAATGTGATGAAAGTAATGACTTTAATTGCTGATGCGTTTCATCGCAAATTATTAATGATGGCGGAGCATCAATTTGGCGCGCCGCCTTGTGGTTACGCTTGGGTTGTCGCCGGATCGCAAGCGCGTTATGAAATCCATCCCTTATCCGATCAAGATAACGCGTTAATCGTGGAGCGCCCGTTAAATGAGGCAGAAAAAGCCTATTTTAAGCAGTTAGCAAGTTTTGTGAATGAGGGCTTACATCAATGTGGCTACGCCCGTTGTAGCGGCAATTATATGGCGTCCAACCCGCGCTGGTGCCAATCTTTGGCAGAGTGGAAAAATGATTTTGCCAATTGGGTACGCCATCCCGAATTGGAGGGATTACTCAATGCTTCAGTGTTAATGGATATGCGCGGGATTTATGGCGAAACGAGATTAGCCGATGAATTACAGCAATATTTTGTCGATTTAATCGCCAATAACAAACGCTTCCTCGCATTTTTAACCGCCAATGCGATTCGAGTTAAGCCACCATTGAGTATTTTTCGCCATTTTGTGGTGAGCAAGGACGGAGAAAATAAAAATATGCTGAATTTGAAAAAACGCGCGATCAGTTTATTGGTGGATCTCGGGCGGATTTATGCTTTAGCCGCCGGCGTATCGGAAACCATGTCCACCAAAGCGCGCTTTGAAATCAGCCACAAATTAGGCATTTTGGATCAAGTTACGCTTGAAAATGCGCTGGGCGCATATGAATTTGTCTGTGATCTGCGATTTAAATTTCAGCTAACCCAATTACAACAGCAACAACCGCTGACCAATCACATTGATCCGCGAGAATTAACCTCATTTCATCGTAACCATCTCAAAGACGCGTTCCGTTTAATTGCCAAAATCCAAGAGGCGGCGGAACTGCGCTTTTCACAGCGAGGCATGATACGATGAAAGGATTTTCCGCCTTATTCCAACGTTTCCATCCGCTTCACCAGCTCGAATTAGCGCGCCAAAAATGGCAAGCGCAAACCCATTTACCGGCGGAGCTGAACGCACTTTTTGCGCAGCCTTACCCGCAAACACACGCTGATTTGACCGCACTTTCTTATTTATCCATTGATTTTGAAACCACAGGGTTAAATTCCATGATGGATAATATTCTGAGCGTCGCCGCGGTTCCCATTGATCATTTTACTTTGGATTTATCCCAAACTTGGCACCAATTTGTTGCCGAACAAGAGGTTAAAGAAGATACGGTGGTGATTAATCATATCGTGCCGCAAATGCTCAATGGTGCGGAAACCTTGGATGAGGTAATGAATCAATTATTTGCGTTGATGAAAGGACGCATAGTGATTGCTCATGGCGCCAATATCGAAAAACGGTTTATCCAACATTATTTGGTCACGCGTTATCATATTTCGCATTTCCCGCTGCTTTGGTTGGATACCTTAAAAATTGAGCGTTCTTTTTTAAAGCAAAAATCCAGTTATTTACCGCCGGATTATCAATTAGCAAGCGTGCGTAAACAATACGGTTTACCGGAATATATCACCCACAACGCCTTAATTGACGCCATCGCCGCCGGCGAATTATTTTTTGCCCAAAGCGCGCGTTTATTCGGAAAGCAAAAAATGACGTTAGGTGAGATGTATAAACGTGCGGTGTAAAATAATAAAATGAATAAAAATTTGACCGCACTTTATCTGTGGCTTTTTCCTACTTATTTGTCACTTTTCTTTGCTTTGCCAAAGAAAAGTAACCAAAAGAAAGGCAACCCGATTTCACCTTTTCCCTGCGCTTGGTTACCATTTCTTTGACGGAAAATTTGAAACTCGCTTGCGTTGCAAGCTCAAACACGACAAATTTTCCTAGAAATGGTAAGTCGCTGCGGCGGTGAAAACGGGGATAAATAAACAAAAAGAGCGGTGGTTTTTTGAGATATTTTTATGATGAGTTGTTTTGCTTTGTGTTGTTGTAAAATTGTGATGACATTTTTTATTGTTTACCGGCGCGAGCGTCTCTCTCGTGCCTAATATCTATTTTTATTTATCACCTTTACTTTGGCAACGCAAAGAAAAGGAACAAATAAGGCAAAAATAAGGCAAAAATAAAGATTTTGTTGGTGTGTTTAGCTCACCCTACATAGCTACAAAATAACAAAAAGGAATAAACATGAAAATAAGTGCGGTGATTTTAGCCGGTGGGAAGGCGCGGCGGATGGGGGGCGTGGATAAGGGGTTGCAGCTTTATCAAGGGACGCCTTTGTTTATGCATTGTTA
This sequence is a window from [Pasteurella] mairii. Protein-coding genes within it:
- a CDS encoding Hypoxic response protein 1, which codes for MDNSLIPNIELFIAEVSPFNHLPKALISQIANNIQIRYVPKGEIVVSEQTPQDFLYIVRTGEVEQINAAGQLRAKLEAGDVFGFSIFDTSHAEKYTAYAIENSLIYQISYHFINQILKQHPHYADYFSANTSTRLASLRHQAVKGADNIFIKTVAEIANPKVALVAHTSSIQQAALAMTTHRRSSALVMQNDRLVGIVTDRDMTKKVVAHNVDVQTPVTAIMTPQPPVIAADDLVLNAVSLMMQHNIRSLPVVNEGKIEGILTATDLVKYHNVQSIFIINHIFQANSLSLLIDVAKQQQGVFSALIESSASFDNVMKVMTLIADAFHRKLLMMAEHQFGAPPCGYAWVVAGSQARYEIHPLSDQDNALIVERPLNEAEKAYFKQLASFVNEGLHQCGYARCSGNYMASNPRWCQSLAEWKNDFANWVRHPELEGLLNASVLMDMRGIYGETRLADELQQYFVDLIANNKRFLAFLTANAIRVKPPLSIFRHFVVSKDGENKNMLNLKKRAISLLVDLGRIYALAAGVSETMSTKARFEISHKLGILDQVTLENALGAYEFVCDLRFKFQLTQLQQQQPLTNHIDPRELTSFHRNHLKDAFRLIAKIQEAAELRFSQRGMIR
- the yihD gene encoding YihD like protein; the protein is MKCHRLNEVLELLQPYWSKDPDLHLLQILQKIADEAGFDKPISELTDEVIIYHLKMHGTDKHEPIPGIKKDYEEDFKTALLKARGILK
- the dsbA_2 gene encoding thiol:disulfide interchange protein DsbA, coding for MKKLLLTLFSLFAVTANAYALDIQDGKQYISVNGQRSVQPEVVEFFSFYCPHCYDFEMRYDIPNKVKNSLPEGTAFKQYHVDFLGFQSENLTRAWALAMALGAEDKVKKPLFEAAQNAAKSRNQGAPSMDDIRQIFIDNGVTAEQFDGGWNSFAVTALVNKQTKAAEQLQVRGVPDFYVNNQYRINPEGLSRTEQGFINDYVETINGLLKK
- the polC gene encoding DNA polymerase III polC-type, with the protein product MKGFSALFQRFHPLHQLELARQKWQAQTHLPAELNALFAQPYPQTHADLTALSYLSIDFETTGLNSMMDNILSVAAVPIDHFTLDLSQTWHQFVAEQEVKEDTVVINHIVPQMLNGAETLDEVMNQLFALMKGRIVIAHGANIEKRFIQHYLVTRYHISHFPLLWLDTLKIERSFLKQKSSYLPPDYQLASVRKQYGLPEYITHNALIDAIAAGELFFAQSARLFGKQKMTLGEMYKRAV
- a CDS encoding YifE like protein, which translates into the protein MAESFSVTRRFFDDKNYPRGFARHGDYTIKESQTLEQYGQAFKALDSGEREPATEEEKAFVQFCRGERPAETFFEKTWNKYRSHISTTKRVYTLSGVVGVDNLDDFSAE